The sequence GATAAGAACAGAAGCGTTATAATAGTGCGTGCTTCTGCGTCCCGGATCAAAATCGAGTGTGCCGGTGAGTATCGGTGCGCCTGCACGATCCGATGCCTTTTGCAAAAGGCCGACCAGGGCGGGATAGCTTCGGTGATAATGCGCAGTAGCAGTTTCGGGAAGCACAATTAAATCGACCCTTTCGGGGAGGGAGTCTATCATGTGCACATAATGATGGATATTAGCCCTACGAAAGCCGGGTTCCCACTTTTGCTCGGCTGAAATATTGCCCTGCATAAGCGCTATCTTTATTGTTTCGGATGGCGGTGGTTGTTTGAGTCTATAGAGACCGTAGGCCAGCGGCAGGGCAAAGGTCAATATTAATGCAAGAAGCAAAAGCCCTCGTCTTTTGCGCATGATCGAAAAAGCGAATATCATTGCATTTATGGCGACTATCCAGAAGCTTATTCCGAGGTGTCCGAAAATATCGGCCATCTGTATCAAGACTGTGTAATTGCCCTGAGTGTATGCTAAGTCCATCCATGGAAAACCGAGTCTCCCATAACCACGAATGAATTCCATCGCTACCCATAGTATGGGGGATACGGCCAGAGCAAGGGCTTTGTTTCGGCGCTCAAAAAATGAATAGGCTAACGCAAAAAGTGCATTATACAATGACAATATCGTAACTGCCGCTACCATGCCCGCAAAGGTTGGTAACGCGATCCAGTAAAGTGATAGAATGTTGGATGTGAAACCCCATAGATAGCCGAGAGCAAAGGATGAAAAATATCGTTTGCCGTGCAATACCATAAAAAGGGGAACTAAGCAGAAATAGGACAGAAAGGTGGGAAAAAGCGGTGGTTGTGCCGAAGAGAGTAAAACTCCTCCGGATAGCGCAAGTATCAGGTCTTTCCACCCCGCTGCTGTTCTTGTGGTTTTAGTCAATTTACTCCGTCAATTTTAATCGATCTTTCACCGGAGACAATCTCGCCACAAGACACAGCGAAAATCTCCGAGGATTCGCATAAAGCAAGCGCTTTATTTTGCATATCCGCTGTTAACACTATCACAAACCCGGCACCCATATTGAAAACATCATACATTTCGGAAATAGGCACCTCGCCGGCATGTCTTATAAGTTCGAAGATAGGCGGAATCGATATTTGAGACACATCGACGATGGCCCGGCAGTTTTTCGGCAAAACACGCACGAGGTTTCCGGGGATACCTCCACCGGTGATATGCGCCATCCCGCTTATATTTATCCCTTTATCGATTAAAGATTTAACCGGCTTGAGATAACTGGGATGAACTGCAAGCAGTGCCTCCCCCACAGAAATACCTTTCAAAATATCCGGCCTGTCATCGAGGGCATATGCACTTGAATCGATTAAGATTTTTCGCGCAAGCGAATAACCATTTGTTTGAAGGCCGTTGCTCTGAAGGGCAATAAGCTTATCCCCCGGGCGGATAGCGCTACCATCGACGAGGCTTTGTTTGCTAGCGCTTCCCACAATAAATCCGACAAGATCGAAGTCGCCGGAGGAGTATATTCCGGGCATCTGTGCTGTCTCACCACCGATAAGAGCGAGCCCATTGGCGGAACACGCGATAGAAAGCCCCTCGACTATCTCGGCGATACGCTCTATTGGCAAATCACAATGGCCAATATAATCCAGGAAAAAAAGAGGGGTCGCGTTGAGGGTTAGAAGGTCGTTGACACAGTGGTTTACAAGGTCTTGGCCAACCGTATTATATTTTTTGGAAGCCGTGGCAACCTTGAGTTTTGTTCCAACGCCATCGGCAGAAGACAGAAGTAAATTTTCGGAGCCTTCAGGGAAGCGGAAAATACCTCCGAATGCTCCTATATCAGAAACCACGCCTTTAGTAAAGGTTTTTTTTGCAAGGGCGGCGATTTTTTTCTTTGCATTATCTGCTGCGGTCAGGTCAACGCCTGCGGCTTTGTATAATTCTCCCTTTTTCACGCTAATTTTACTCCATTTATTACAAGTTCAAATTTTGCTCCGAGATATGATGCGGCCATTTTGCACGAGTCCATTCGTTTAAGGAATATTTCGAAATACTCCATTACCGAAGACACTTTAGGATCGATGAGAATCTCGATGCCGATGGTTTTGCCGTCATCTTTTGTATAGAGATCGCTTTTTACTGCGGCGAAATTTACGCGGTCGTGTATGTCGCCGATAACATCACCAGACTCGCGAACGCGAGTAGTGTGGACATCGGATTTATCGGCAAGTATAAGGGCGGCGGATATATCAGACACTGCCTCGCCTTGCCCCTCGTGATGATTGCCTATAGCGGCTATTATTACATGTATTTCGTCGATGGGCATACCAAATCTTAAGAGAACCGGTTTTGCGAGAATAGCGCCGAAGGGTGCATGTTGACGACGGTTAATAACATTGCCAATGTCGTGCAGATGCGCGGCAATAGAGACGAGTTCAACATCGCGCTCTTTTTTTCCAAGGGACATAAGAAGATTGCTCGCCCTGTCGGCCACGACGGAGATATGGCGATTCCCGTGCTCGGTGTAACCTATAGCCTCGAGGTTGCGATCGGCAGCTTGTATAAGGCTTTCGACTTCAGGATCATCTTTGATTTTTTCGAGAGTTACAATATTCATTTATTTCCAATCGGTTGAATTTGAGAATTTAAAAATATGTAGAAAAATATCTACTGTCAAGAGATTTGAAAAGGCAAATAGGATGATATAATATAAATAACGAATCATCTAAAGAATAAATAACCTTGACATTTTAAGATGCAAGATTTAATTTATTAAAGATATATTAGGTACGAATAGCTATAAAAGCAAAACTTGAACAGGAGGAAATATGCGGAACAAAGCTTTATTGTTTGCCGCGTTAGCGATTGCGCTTGCGATCACAGCCTTTGGACAGGAATGGGAGATTCCATTCCAGGTATATACAAACCCCGATTCAGCGAGAGTGCTTGTCGCAAAGACAAGTATTTATGGTTCAGAACTTTACGACTCCACTGTTGTAGTTGGCGTCGATTCGTTTACTATCGATAAAGCTGCTCCACCTGCACCTCCGTCGGGCTTGAGCGTCTTTTTTCCGTTGGACGATCCTACTTATTTTTTCATCGACAGACTTATGATCGACGGTCGTAGTTCCGCCATCGATACCCTGATATGGACAATCCAATGGGGCGGCGCAACTGCTATGGATATAGTTACTGTAGAATGGGATCCTGCCGGTATTCCAGCGGATGCGGAATTACTTATCGACACAACTTTCCTTACTTCGACAGTCGATTGGTCTTCGGCTCAGAACATGTCCTTGGTTTCATCTGTTATGGGCAATGGCATGCTTAACAAGGTTCAGATGCGCTTCACACGCGTTGTTCCCGATGTCGATACTCTTCCACCCTATTTCACGAATTGGAACCCAGCCGATGGCGCGATCGATGTTCCTGAAACTACGACCACGCTCTCTGTGGATATTATCGACGCGATGTCTCCTATCGATGAGAGCAGTATCACACTCGATGTGGCCGGTTTTTCTGTTCCGAGCATGTTCCTCGATATTAGCGATATTTCCGGCGGAAAAAGAGTCACGGCCAGCACTGGCGGTATGATTTCACTCCCGCCCGGTTCGACAATCGTATGCATAGCTTGTGCAGCGGACAGTATTGGGAAC comes from bacterium and encodes:
- a CDS encoding phosphoribosylformylglycinamidine cyclo-ligase, translating into MKKGELYKAAGVDLTAADNAKKKIAALAKKTFTKGVVSDIGAFGGIFRFPEGSENLLLSSADGVGTKLKVATASKKYNTVGQDLVNHCVNDLLTLNATPLFFLDYIGHCDLPIERIAEIVEGLSIACSANGLALIGGETAQMPGIYSSGDFDLVGFIVGSASKQSLVDGSAIRPGDKLIALQSNGLQTNGYSLARKILIDSSAYALDDRPDILKGISVGEALLAVHPSYLKPVKSLIDKGINISGMAHITGGGIPGNLVRVLPKNCRAIVDVSQISIPPIFELIRHAGEVPISEMYDVFNMGAGFVIVLTADMQNKALALCESSEIFAVSCGEIVSGERSIKIDGVN
- the lnt gene encoding apolipoprotein N-acyltransferase; its protein translation is MTKTTRTAAGWKDLILALSGGVLLSSAQPPLFPTFLSYFCLVPLFMVLHGKRYFSSFALGYLWGFTSNILSLYWIALPTFAGMVAAVTILSLYNALFALAYSFFERRNKALALAVSPILWVAMEFIRGYGRLGFPWMDLAYTQGNYTVLIQMADIFGHLGISFWIVAINAMIFAFSIMRKRRGLLLLALILTFALPLAYGLYRLKQPPPSETIKIALMQGNISAEQKWEPGFRRANIHHYVHMIDSLPERVDLIVLPETATAHYHRSYPALVGLLQKASDRAGAPILTGTLDFDPGRRSTHYYNASVLIEPMKVSESYHKMELVPMSEQIPFQEYFPVFRDLDVGGSHFARGEEYTTFQFDSFKFGTPICFESAFSRSSLGFAKEGAQFLINITNDDWFGFTPGPYQHANFSRFRAVENRLGIARCAQTGISLFVDENGRFKSSLPLHVKGVLIEELPIVHKKTFFTKTGEWVGYGSLFATPLLLALMALLSKVV
- a CDS encoding HD domain-containing protein produces the protein MNIVTLEKIKDDPEVESLIQAADRNLEAIGYTEHGNRHISVVADRASNLLMSLGKKERDVELVSIAAHLHDIGNVINRRQHAPFGAILAKPVLLRFGMPIDEIHVIIAAIGNHHEGQGEAVSDISAALILADKSDVHTTRVRESGDVIGDIHDRVNFAAVKSDLYTKDDGKTIGIEILIDPKVSSVMEYFEIFLKRMDSCKMAASYLGAKFELVINGVKLA